One genomic segment of Pseudomonas sp. RU47 includes these proteins:
- the dkgB gene encoding 2,5-didehydrogluconate reductase DkgB encodes MSVPAFGLGTFRLQGQVVIDSVSTALELGYRVIDTAQIYENEADVGQAIAASGIPREELFLTSKIWVANFAKDRLIDSLKDSLQKLQTDYLDLTLIHWPSPENQVPVEEFMGALLEAKRLGLTRQLGVSNFTIDLMKQAIAAVGVDNITTNQIELHPYLQNRKVVEFARSQGIHITSYMTLAYGEVLKDPLIQQIAERRQATPAQVTLAWAMQSGYAVIPSSTKRANLQSNLAATALTLSDADMALIATLDRGHRLTSPKGIAPDWD; translated from the coding sequence ATGTCTGTTCCCGCTTTCGGTCTCGGTACATTTCGTCTGCAAGGCCAGGTGGTCATCGATTCGGTAAGTACCGCCCTCGAACTCGGTTACCGGGTCATCGACACCGCGCAGATCTACGAAAACGAAGCCGATGTCGGCCAGGCCATCGCAGCCAGCGGCATCCCGCGCGAGGAGCTGTTCCTCACCAGCAAGATCTGGGTCGCCAACTTCGCCAAGGATCGCTTGATCGACAGCCTGAAGGACAGCCTGCAGAAATTGCAGACCGACTACCTCGACCTGACCTTGATTCACTGGCCGTCGCCGGAAAACCAGGTCCCGGTGGAAGAATTCATGGGCGCCCTGCTCGAAGCCAAGCGTCTGGGCCTGACCCGGCAGCTCGGTGTGTCCAACTTCACCATCGATTTGATGAAGCAGGCGATTGCTGCGGTCGGTGTCGACAACATCACGACCAACCAGATCGAACTGCACCCGTACCTGCAAAACCGCAAAGTGGTCGAGTTTGCCCGCAGCCAAGGCATCCACATCACTTCGTACATGACCCTCGCCTACGGTGAAGTGCTGAAAGACCCGCTGATCCAGCAGATCGCCGAACGCCGGCAAGCCACCCCGGCACAAGTCACCCTCGCCTGGGCAATGCAGTCGGGCTATGCGGTGATCCCGTCGTCGACCAAACGCGCCAACCTGCAAAGCAACCTTGCCGCCACGGCGCTGACCTTGAGCGATGCCGACATGGCGCTGATTGCCACGCTGGATCGCGGCCATCGCCTGACCAGCCCGAAAGGCATCGCGCCAGACTGGGACTGA
- the mgtA gene encoding magnesium-translocating P-type ATPase — MKLTLKEFFAGFLRTRHIARHFRRLALLESINDTTVSREVPPTLANTLVDAAQCDSGVLLSSLGTHADGLTDFEVDALRAQYGLNEVEHEQPLPWWTHLWHCYKNPFNLLLTLLAVISWLTEDLKAAVVIFSMVVLSTLLRFWQESKSNQAADALKAMVSNTATVMRRDAPRSELPIKQLVPGDLIVLSAGDMIPADCRVLSAKDLFVSQAAMTGESMPVEKFPHQQDRDTRNPLELDNILFMGTNVVSGTAVAVILTTGNSTYFGALAQRVGATDRAVTSFQQGVNKVSWLLIRFMFVMAPLVLFINGFTKGDWTEALLFALSIAVGLTPEMLPMIVTSTLAKGAVFLSRKKVIVKRLDAIQNFGAMDVLCTDKTGTLTQDKIFLARNVDVWGEDSDDVLEMAYLNSYYQTGLKNLLDVAVLEHVEIHRELKVGTAFRKVDEIPFDFNRRRMSVVVEGRGQPHQLICKGAVEEVLAVCSRVRHGEVDEALSDELLTRIRQVTAAFNAEGLRVVAVAARSMPEGREVYSLADEQELTLIGYVAFLDPPKESTAPALKALAEHGVAVKVLTGDNELVTAKICREVGLAQQGLLLGNDVERMSDAELGVAVETTNVFAKLTPSHKERIVRILKGNGHVVGFMGDGINDAPALRTADIGISVDSAVDIAKEAADIILLEKSLMVLEEGVLEGRRTFANMLKYIKMTASSNFGNVFSVLVASAFIPFLPMLPMHLLVQNLLYDISQIAIPFDNVDEEMLKKPQRWQPGDVGRFMLFFGPISSIFDITTFALMWYVFDANTPDHQTLFQSGWFVVGLLTQTLIVHMIRTPKIPFLQSRAAMPLLVMTGIIMGVGIFLPMGPLAHYFKLQALPSLYFVFLPVILLAYMALTQAVKGFYIRRFGWQ, encoded by the coding sequence ATGAAACTTACGCTCAAGGAATTCTTCGCAGGTTTTCTGCGGACCCGCCACATCGCCCGGCACTTCCGTCGCCTGGCGCTGCTGGAATCGATCAACGACACCACGGTCAGCCGTGAAGTCCCACCCACGCTGGCCAACACCCTGGTCGATGCCGCGCAGTGCGACAGCGGTGTGTTGCTGTCTTCACTGGGCACGCATGCCGATGGCCTGACCGATTTCGAAGTCGATGCGCTGCGTGCGCAATACGGCCTCAACGAAGTCGAACACGAGCAGCCGCTGCCATGGTGGACGCACCTGTGGCACTGCTACAAAAACCCCTTCAACCTGCTGCTGACCCTGTTGGCGGTGATCTCGTGGCTGACCGAAGACCTCAAGGCAGCCGTGGTGATTTTCTCCATGGTCGTGCTGTCGACGCTGCTGCGCTTCTGGCAGGAAAGCAAATCCAACCAGGCCGCCGATGCGCTGAAAGCCATGGTCAGCAACACCGCCACGGTGATGCGCCGTGACGCGCCGCGCAGCGAATTGCCGATCAAGCAACTGGTGCCGGGCGATCTGATTGTGCTTTCGGCCGGTGACATGATTCCTGCAGATTGCCGCGTACTCAGCGCCAAGGATCTGTTCGTCAGCCAGGCGGCGATGACCGGTGAATCGATGCCGGTGGAGAAATTTCCACACCAGCAGGATCGCGATACGCGCAATCCACTGGAGCTGGATAACATCCTGTTCATGGGCACCAACGTCGTCTCCGGCACTGCGGTGGCGGTGATTCTCACCACCGGCAACAGCACTTATTTCGGTGCGCTGGCCCAGCGTGTTGGCGCAACCGATCGCGCGGTCACTTCGTTCCAGCAAGGCGTCAACAAAGTCAGCTGGTTGTTGATCCGCTTCATGTTCGTGATGGCGCCGCTGGTGCTGTTCATCAACGGTTTCACCAAGGGTGACTGGACCGAAGCGCTGCTGTTCGCACTGTCGATTGCGGTCGGCCTGACCCCGGAAATGCTGCCGATGATCGTCACCTCGACGCTGGCCAAAGGCGCGGTGTTTCTGTCGCGCAAAAAAGTCATCGTCAAACGCCTCGATGCGATCCAGAACTTCGGCGCCATGGACGTGCTCTGCACCGACAAGACCGGCACACTGACTCAGGACAAGATTTTCCTCGCGCGTAATGTCGACGTCTGGGGTGAAGACTCCGATGACGTGCTGGAAATGGCTTACCTCAACAGCTACTACCAGACCGGCCTGAAAAACCTGCTGGATGTTGCGGTACTGGAACACGTGGAAATCCACCGTGAACTGAAAGTCGGCACGGCGTTTCGCAAGGTCGATGAGATCCCGTTCGACTTCAACCGTCGGCGCATGTCGGTGGTGGTCGAAGGGCGTGGCCAGCCACATCAACTGATCTGCAAAGGCGCCGTGGAAGAAGTCCTGGCGGTGTGCAGCCGCGTGCGTCACGGCGAGGTCGATGAAGCCTTGAGCGATGAATTGCTGACCCGGATTCGTCAGGTCACCGCAGCATTCAACGCTGAAGGCTTGCGCGTGGTGGCGGTGGCTGCCCGCTCGATGCCGGAAGGTCGAGAAGTTTATAGCCTGGCCGATGAGCAGGAACTGACGCTGATTGGTTATGTGGCGTTCCTCGATCCACCGAAGGAAAGCACCGCACCAGCGCTCAAGGCCTTGGCCGAACACGGTGTGGCAGTGAAGGTGCTGACCGGTGACAACGAACTGGTCACCGCGAAAATCTGCCGCGAAGTCGGCCTGGCGCAACAGGGCCTGTTGCTGGGCAATGACGTTGAGCGCATGAGCGATGCCGAACTGGGCGTGGCCGTAGAGACCACCAATGTGTTCGCAAAACTGACGCCGTCACACAAGGAGCGCATCGTGCGCATCCTCAAAGGCAATGGCCACGTGGTCGGCTTCATGGGCGACGGCATCAACGATGCGCCAGCCCTGCGCACCGCCGACATCGGTATTTCCGTGGACAGCGCGGTGGACATCGCCAAGGAAGCGGCTGACATCATCCTGCTGGAAAAGAGCCTGATGGTGCTGGAGGAGGGCGTGCTCGAAGGGCGGCGCACCTTCGCCAACATGCTCAAGTACATCAAGATGACTGCCAGTTCCAACTTCGGCAACGTCTTCTCGGTGCTGGTCGCCAGTGCGTTCATTCCATTCCTGCCGATGCTGCCGATGCACCTGCTGGTGCAGAACCTGCTCTACGACATTTCGCAGATTGCCATTCCGTTCGATAACGTCGACGAGGAGATGCTGAAAAAACCACAACGCTGGCAGCCCGGCGACGTCGGGCGCTTCATGCTGTTCTTCGGCCCGATCAGTTCGATCTTTGACATCACCACGTTCGCCTTGATGTGGTACGTATTCGATGCCAACACCCCGGATCACCAGACGCTGTTTCAGTCTGGCTGGTTCGTGGTCGGGTTGCTGACCCAGACCCTGATCGTGCACATGATCCGCACGCCGAAGATTCCGTTCCTGCAAAGCCGAGCAGCGATGCCGCTGCTGGTCATGACCGGGATCATCATGGGGGTCGGCATCTTCCTGCCGATGGGGCCGCTGGCGCACTACTTCAAATTGCAGGCGCTGCCGTCGCTGTACTTCGTGTTCCTGCCGGTGATTCTGCTGGCGTACATGGCGCTGACCCAGGCCGTGAAAGGTTTCTACATCCGCCGGTTCGGCTGGCAATAA
- a CDS encoding chemotaxis protein CheY, whose protein sequence is MINKALRILIADPQHFHRMKIERLFNGLNYYRIAPVQNLTELLTLVDYGCEPFDVVVINAELAAGSLDLPGFFLDNPQVRQALIYNEQTAPLQLSSGFAQENVQISHLSLPSKQSIDQLMALVDAPARAQTLSAPKVNPLVQSAARA, encoded by the coding sequence ATGATCAATAAAGCCCTGCGTATCCTGATCGCAGACCCTCAGCATTTTCACCGGATGAAAATCGAGCGACTGTTCAACGGCCTCAATTATTACCGCATTGCTCCGGTGCAGAACCTTACCGAGCTGCTGACTCTGGTGGACTACGGTTGCGAACCGTTCGATGTGGTGGTCATCAACGCCGAACTCGCTGCAGGCTCGCTGGATCTGCCGGGTTTTTTCCTCGATAACCCGCAGGTTCGTCAGGCGTTGATCTACAACGAGCAAACGGCGCCGTTGCAACTGTCCTCCGGCTTCGCTCAGGAAAATGTACAGATCAGCCATTTGTCACTGCCATCAAAACAGTCGATCGACCAGTTGATGGCGCTGGTCGACGCTCCGGCACGGGCACAGACGTTATCAGCCCCCAAGGTAAATCCGTTGGTGCAGAGCGCTGCACGTGCATAG
- a CDS encoding MgtC/SapB family protein, translating into MQAINNLNLDSLLDTLVSLSAAFILGGLIGFERQYRQRTAGLRTNVLVAVGAAIFVDMANRLAGAEGAVRVVAYVVSGIGFLGAGVIMREEGNVRGLNTAATLWTSAAVGACAGADLLAEAVLGTLFILAANTLLRPIVNNINRQPLDVVSAEVTNIVYVIARRSQQTAVFALLEAELERSNYPASDVDVHAFGADEIEIEATLATTSVDGDELDALVARIATSALVVQAFWSPSTTE; encoded by the coding sequence ATGCAAGCCATCAACAACCTCAACCTCGATTCGCTGCTCGACACCCTCGTCAGCCTCAGCGCCGCGTTCATTCTCGGTGGTCTGATCGGCTTCGAGCGCCAGTACCGGCAACGCACCGCCGGCCTGCGCACCAATGTGCTGGTCGCGGTCGGTGCAGCGATATTCGTCGACATGGCCAACCGTCTCGCCGGCGCTGAAGGCGCGGTGCGCGTGGTTGCCTACGTGGTGTCCGGCATCGGTTTTCTCGGCGCCGGGGTGATCATGCGCGAAGAAGGCAACGTGCGCGGCCTCAACACCGCCGCAACCCTGTGGACTTCGGCGGCGGTTGGCGCCTGTGCCGGGGCCGATCTGCTCGCCGAAGCCGTACTCGGCACGCTATTCATTCTGGCCGCCAACACTTTGCTGCGGCCGATCGTCAACAACATCAACCGCCAACCGCTGGACGTGGTTTCGGCGGAAGTCACCAATATCGTCTATGTCATCGCCCGCCGCTCGCAGCAGACCGCCGTGTTCGCCTTGCTTGAAGCAGAGCTTGAGCGCAGCAACTACCCGGCCAGCGACGTCGATGTGCATGCGTTCGGCGCCGATGAAATCGAGATCGAAGCGACGCTGGCGACGACGTCGGTCGATGGTGATGAACTGGATGCACTGGTGGCGCGGATTGCGACGTCGGCGTTGGTGGTGCAGGCGTTCTGGAGTCCGAGTACCACCGAATGA
- a CDS encoding transporter substrate-binding domain-containing protein: MRQGCWIVCLWLSLIASSWAGDAPQVLQVLTRTGLANVQLRLDEQDRQWLRQHPVLRMGISGPDYPPFEITRNQQELEGLTADYADLLAQLLGTRIEVRRFANRDAVMAALKRGDLDLLGTSNNFEAADPDFILSRAYAEDQPMLVTRLDEKLPADLAGKRVAMVEDYLPLANVQGFYPYASVQRYPSAMDALGAVAFGADDVYLGDFISANYLINTNYRNDLQLAGPSGLDANSFAFALLRSDVRLKRIVDKVLTAIPMEHRQRIEQRWSVGLAEMAEQSRVQLSASEQAWLDQHPRVRVGAIDDFAPLTFFDADGRFNGLSAQLLSVISQRSGLNFEIVRGVSLDRQIEQLKAGELDVLPVVTPSSERETELQFTRAYLNNPFVLVSAITAQGPLNLDDLAGKRLAIYRGHPLRGYLLERVPGIRLIEVKSPAEGMALIAKGQVDATVSSLLVARFLIARHYRERLRITGTVGDQPARIALATAPQMPALHSILNKALLSIAPQQMDELVERWSHDVVVDDSYWLQHRREILLGFAGAAVLLALALAWIVFQRQQIRRRQQWLQQLQEAKDAADDANRAKTTFLATMSHEIRTPMNALIGMLELALKRAEEGVTDRLAIQVASNAGQQLLALIGDILDIARIEKGHLSLAPERANLRELVASVCRVFEGLARQKRLLWHIELDPRSNVDVLIDPTRFKQVLSNLLSNAIKFTEEGEVSLRLVVSAAVTETLAVKVRIEDSGVGISHDDRRRLFSPFVQASNHSQSARSGSGLGLVISRSLCEMMGGTLRLDSAPGEGTQVEVSLELPLLAALAQTPAPPQAVVAAACSLSVLVVDDHPVNRLLLCWQLSELGHRTVDTENGDEGLERWRTQVFDVVITDCNMPRRNGYQLAQAIREEEAIAGRKPCLILGFTANAQAEERTRCLKAGMDECLFKPIRLHDLAQALTAASHCDIAAASSAAPALAEIDLSTLEQMAGNDRGLIEHLRKEVLNSLHIDLQRLDLLQQEQDRAGLRELAHHIKGGAQMVGAARVVAACIELEQACSEAHAAPLGMASDTLREAMAGLAQHLQS; encoded by the coding sequence ATGCGGCAGGGATGCTGGATTGTCTGCCTGTGGTTGAGCCTGATCGCCAGTAGTTGGGCGGGTGACGCGCCGCAGGTGCTGCAGGTACTGACCCGTACCGGCCTGGCAAACGTCCAGCTGCGGCTGGACGAGCAGGACCGCCAATGGCTGCGTCAGCACCCGGTGCTACGCATGGGTATTTCCGGTCCGGATTACCCACCGTTCGAGATCACCCGCAATCAACAGGAACTCGAAGGGCTCACCGCCGATTATGCTGATCTGCTGGCGCAGTTGCTCGGCACACGCATTGAAGTCCGGCGCTTTGCCAACCGCGATGCGGTGATGGCGGCACTCAAGCGTGGTGACCTCGATCTGCTGGGAACCTCGAACAATTTTGAAGCCGCCGACCCGGATTTCATCCTGTCCCGCGCTTACGCCGAAGATCAGCCGATGCTGGTGACTCGCCTCGATGAAAAGCTGCCGGCAGATCTTGCCGGCAAGCGCGTGGCCATGGTCGAGGATTATTTGCCACTGGCGAATGTGCAGGGGTTTTATCCCTATGCCAGTGTGCAGCGTTACCCTTCGGCGATGGATGCGCTCGGTGCGGTGGCCTTCGGCGCGGATGATGTGTATCTGGGCGACTTCATCAGTGCCAACTACCTGATCAACACCAATTATCGCAACGACCTGCAATTGGCCGGCCCGTCGGGGCTGGACGCCAATTCGTTCGCTTTTGCCTTGTTGCGCAGCGATGTACGCCTCAAGCGCATCGTCGACAAGGTGTTGACCGCCATTCCCATGGAGCATCGCCAACGCATCGAGCAGCGCTGGAGCGTCGGCCTTGCCGAGATGGCTGAACAATCACGGGTACAACTCAGTGCCAGTGAGCAGGCCTGGCTGGACCAGCATCCACGGGTGCGGGTCGGTGCCATCGACGATTTTGCGCCGCTGACTTTTTTTGATGCCGACGGCCGCTTCAACGGGTTGTCCGCGCAGTTGCTGAGTGTGATCAGCCAGCGCAGCGGATTGAATTTTGAAATCGTGCGCGGTGTGTCGCTCGATCGGCAGATCGAACAACTCAAGGCCGGTGAGCTGGATGTGTTGCCAGTGGTGACGCCGAGCAGCGAGCGCGAAACCGAACTGCAATTTACTCGCGCCTATCTGAACAATCCGTTTGTGCTGGTCAGTGCAATCACCGCGCAGGGGCCGCTCAACCTTGATGACCTGGCCGGTAAACGGCTGGCGATTTATCGCGGCCACCCGTTGCGCGGATATCTATTGGAACGCGTGCCGGGCATCCGTCTGATCGAAGTCAAAAGCCCTGCCGAAGGCATGGCGCTGATTGCCAAGGGGCAAGTCGACGCCACGGTGAGTTCGTTGCTGGTGGCGCGCTTTCTGATCGCCCGGCACTACCGCGAACGTCTGCGCATTACCGGCACGGTCGGCGATCAACCGGCGCGCATTGCGCTGGCGACCGCACCGCAAATGCCCGCACTGCATTCGATCCTGAACAAGGCGTTGTTGAGCATCGCCCCACAACAGATGGACGAGTTGGTTGAACGCTGGAGCCACGATGTGGTGGTGGATGACAGTTACTGGTTACAACATCGCCGCGAGATTCTCCTCGGCTTTGCCGGTGCGGCGGTCTTGCTGGCACTCGCGCTGGCCTGGATCGTTTTTCAGCGCCAGCAGATCCGCCGACGCCAGCAATGGTTGCAGCAATTGCAGGAAGCCAAGGACGCAGCAGACGATGCGAATCGGGCGAAAACCACGTTTCTGGCGACCATGAGCCATGAAATCCGTACACCGATGAATGCCTTGATCGGCATGCTCGAACTGGCCCTCAAGCGCGCAGAAGAAGGCGTGACCGATCGTCTGGCGATTCAGGTGGCGTCCAATGCCGGGCAACAATTGCTGGCGCTGATCGGCGACATTCTCGACATCGCACGGATCGAGAAGGGGCACCTGTCACTCGCGCCCGAACGCGCCAACCTGCGCGAACTGGTGGCGTCAGTGTGTCGGGTGTTTGAAGGGCTGGCGCGGCAGAAGCGCTTGTTGTGGCACATCGAACTGGATCCCCGCAGCAACGTTGATGTGCTGATTGATCCGACGCGGTTCAAACAAGTGCTATCGAATCTGCTGAGCAATGCAATCAAGTTCACTGAAGAAGGCGAGGTCAGTCTGCGGCTGGTGGTGAGCGCAGCGGTGACAGAAACACTGGCCGTGAAAGTGCGGATCGAGGACAGCGGGGTCGGGATCAGCCACGACGATCGGCGGCGCTTGTTCAGCCCGTTCGTGCAGGCGAGCAATCACTCGCAATCGGCACGCAGCGGCTCCGGGCTGGGCCTCGTCATCAGTCGCAGCCTCTGCGAAATGATGGGCGGCACGCTGCGGCTCGACAGTGCGCCGGGCGAGGGAACGCAAGTCGAAGTCAGTCTCGAACTGCCGCTGTTGGCCGCCCTCGCTCAGACCCCGGCACCCCCGCAAGCCGTCGTTGCTGCTGCGTGTTCTCTGAGTGTGCTGGTGGTGGACGATCATCCGGTGAACCGTCTGCTGCTGTGCTGGCAGTTGAGTGAACTCGGCCATCGCACGGTCGACACCGAAAACGGCGATGAAGGCCTTGAGCGCTGGCGCACGCAAGTGTTCGATGTGGTGATCACCGATTGCAATATGCCGAGGCGCAACGGTTATCAACTGGCGCAGGCCATTCGTGAAGAAGAAGCGATTGCCGGGCGCAAGCCTTGCCTGATTCTTGGCTTTACCGCCAACGCGCAGGCCGAGGAACGGACGCGCTGCCTGAAGGCTGGCATGGACGAGTGCCTGTTCAAACCGATCCGCTTGCACGATCTGGCGCAGGCATTGACGGCGGCCAGTCATTGCGACATCGCGGCGGCCTCCAGCGCGGCGCCAGCATTGGCGGAGATCGATCTGAGCACCCTGGAGCAAATGGCAGGGAATGATCGTGGCTTGATCGAGCATTTACGCAAGGAGGTGCTCAACAGCTTGCACATCGATCTGCAACGTCTGGATCTGTTGCAGCAAGAGCAGGATCGCGCGGGGCTTCGCGAACTGGCTCATCACATCAAGGGTGGGGCGCAGATGGTCGGGGCCGCGCGGGTGGTGGCGGCGTGTATCGAGCTTGAGCAGGCGTGCAGCGAAGCGCACGCGGCGCCGTTGGGCATGGCAAGCGATACGTTGCGCGAGGCCATGGCCGGCCTCGCGCAACATCTGCAATCCTGA
- a CDS encoding response regulator transcription factor produces MKSALVVDDHPVVRAAIRIVLQGEGFKRIYEASQGNEVVSLIREHAPQLVILDLNLPVLDGLDVLERIRVNYPRCRVLVFSTHEPMFYQERCVRAGAMAYVTKTNQLEQLRNAIQAVVSGHTYFSVLPDYLSTLNAVQTTEKQMIDQLSDRELTIFVQLARGKSNKAIAEDMHLSHKTVSTYKTRLMKKLGVYSLVLLREFAKRNHVI; encoded by the coding sequence ATGAAGTCAGCGCTTGTCGTCGATGATCATCCGGTGGTGCGCGCCGCCATCCGAATCGTGTTGCAAGGCGAAGGATTCAAGCGGATATACGAGGCGTCCCAAGGCAACGAGGTGGTGTCGCTTATTCGTGAGCACGCGCCCCAACTGGTGATACTTGATCTGAATTTGCCAGTACTTGATGGACTCGACGTTCTGGAGCGGATAAGGGTCAATTATCCGCGATGCCGAGTGCTGGTTTTCAGTACACACGAACCCATGTTCTATCAGGAGCGCTGTGTGCGTGCCGGAGCCATGGCCTACGTGACCAAAACCAATCAACTGGAACAGTTGCGCAATGCCATTCAGGCAGTCGTTTCGGGACATACCTATTTTTCCGTGCTTCCGGACTACCTCAGCACGCTGAATGCCGTGCAAACCACCGAAAAACAGATGATCGATCAGCTCTCTGATCGTGAGTTGACTATTTTCGTGCAACTGGCGCGGGGCAAATCGAACAAGGCGATTGCCGAGGACATGCACCTGAGCCACAAAACCGTCAGCACCTATAAAACCCGTCTGATGAAAAAACTCGGGGTTTACTCATTGGTGCTCTTGCGCGAATTCGCCAAGCGCAATCATGTGATCTGA